From the genome of Aspergillus fumigatus Af293 chromosome 1, whole genome shotgun sequence, one region includes:
- a CDS encoding chaperonin-containing T-complex subunit CCT2, which translates to MASFANPTQIFADDVVEEKGENARLSAFVGAIAVGDLVKSTLGPKGMDKILQSASTGDILVTNDGATILKSIALDNAAAKVLVNISKVQDDEVGDGTTSVTVLAAELLREAEKLVNRKIHPQTIIEGYRIASKAALEALEKAAVDRSKDMEAFRKDLHAIARTTLSSKVLAQDREHFAALACDAVLRLKGSTDLSHIQIIKKAGGKLSDSYLDEGFILDKKIGVNQPKRLENAKILVANTAMDTDKVKIFGARVKVESTGKLAELEKAEREKMRAKVERIKSHGINCFVNRQLIYNWPEQLFTEAGIMSIEHADFDGIERLALVTGGEIASTFDHPEQVKLGHCDVIEEVIIGEDTLIKFSGVAAGQACTIVLRGATEQLLDEAERSLHDALAVLSQTVKDPRVTLGGGCAEMVMSKAVEQAAQNTTGKKQLAVDAFSYALRQLPTILADNAGLDSSDLVTRLRQAINNGMTSSGLDLLTPGGGIADMRELGVVESYKLKRAVVSSASEAAELLLRVDNIIRAAPRKRERM; encoded by the exons ATG GCGTCCTTCGCCAATCCCACGCAGATCTTTGCCGACGATGTCGTCgaggaaaagggagagaATGCCCGTCTGTCCGCCTTTGTCGGTGCCATCGCTGTTGGTGACTTGGTGAAAAGCACATTAGGTCCTAAGGGAATGGACAAGATCCTTCAGTCAGC GTCGACCGGTGACATCCTTGTAACAAATGACGGTGCTACGATCCTCAAGTCTATTGCCCTCGATAACGCCGCGGCCAAGGTGCTGGTGAACatctccaaagtccaggaTGACGAAGTCGGTGACGGAACGACATCCGTGACGGTGTTGGCAGCGGAGTTGCTGCGTGAGGCAGAGAAGCTCGTGAACCGCAAGATTCATCCTCAGACAATCATCGAGGGCTACCGGATAGCCAGCAAGGCCGCTCTGGAGGCCCTTGAGAAGGCTGCTGTCGATCGAAGCAAGGATATGGAGGCTTTCCGGAAAGATCTGCACGCTATCGCTCGGACGACCCTTAGCTCCAAGGTTCTGGCTCAGGACCGCGAACACTTCGCTGCTCTCGCTTGTGATGCAGTTCTCCGGTTGAAGGGCTCAACCGACCTCAGTCACATCCAGATCATAAAGAAGGCCGGCGGCAAGCTCAGCGACTCGTACTTGGACGAAGGCTTCATCCTTGACAAGAAGATCGGTGTGAACCAGCCTAAGCGCTTGGAGAATGCCAAGATCCTGGTGGCCAACACCGCCATGGACACTGACAAGGTCAAGATCTTCGGTGCACGGGTCAAGGTCGAGTCAACGGGCAAACTAgccgagctggagaaggcggagCGCGAAAAGATGAGAGCCAAGGTTGAGCGGATCAAATCCCACGGCATCAACTGCTTCGTCAACCGTCAACTCATCTACAACTGGCCCGAGCAGTTGTTCACCGAGGCCGGCATCATGTCCATCGAGCATGCCGACTTTGACGGAATTGAGCGTCTTGCCCTGGTCACTGGTGGTGAGATTGCTTCAACCTTCGATCACCCCGAACAGGTCAAGCTTGGCCATTGTGATGTTATTGAGgaggtcatcatcggcgaGGATACCCTCATCAAGTTCTCGGGCGTGGCTGCCGGTCAGGCATGCACTATTGTACTGCGCGGTGCCACCGAGCAGCTTCTCGACGAGGCAGAACGATCCCTCCACGATGCTCTGGCTGTTCTCTCTCAGACTGTCAAGGATCCCCGGGTCACACTGGGCGGTGGCTGTGCTGAGATGGTGATGTCCAAGGCCGTTGAGCAGGCGGCTCAGAACACTACCGGCAAGAAGCAACTGGCTGTGGACGCATTCTCCTACGCTCTTCGGCAATTGCCCACTATCTTGGCCGACAATGCCGGTCTGGACTCCAGCGACCTGGTTACAAGACTCCGCCAGGCCATCAACAACGGCATGACCAGTTCTGGTCTGGATTTGCTTACCCCTGGCGGTGGTATTGCTGATATGCGGGAGTTGGGTGTTGTGGAGAGCTACAAGCTAAAGAGGGCAGTTGTTTCTTCGGCATCAGAAGCCGCAGAG CTTCTCCTGCGTGTCGACAACATCATCCGGGCTGCTCCTCGCAAACGCGAGCGTATGTGA
- the cyp10 gene encoding WD40 repeat domain-containing peptidylprolyl isomerase has product MADTGEQAKLAVNKRPHAAIEDEEDGNGSSSDDDFGPALPSADAPKKKRRKLPFEKVYVNALPASPRYSKSLMHKEQLSFVTMTPYTDFLITSSMDGIVKFWKKMAVGVEFVKEFRAHPAEIKSVSVSADGRSFATAGADKTIKIFDVITFDLLAMLSLDFTPRCVCWVHPRGASLPLLAVTDEDSPMIQVFDGRGEHTTPLNTVKSIHRSPVAAIAFNNAYDCVISADRSGMVEYWRASDGSYEKPDNVFELKSSTNLFEFKKSKSAPASITISPSGEQFATVSFPDRQVRVFDFATGKLYRKYDESITTITEMQQAGTALYPLDEVEFGRRLAIERELENPITQPKINVIFDESGHFVLYGSLYGAKCINTYTNRVVRVYAKDEPFRPLNLALYQGQPQKKGVMTVSMAASANPLLQESEERDPILVSTGFAKIRFYLFTNETEISKSSRDVQNERPTHADARETTAKKAAETGTSAILHTTMGDIHLRLFPQAAPKAVENFVTHARNGYYNNTIFHRVIRKFMIQGGDPLGDGTGGESIWGGEFEDEFSSLKHDKPYTLSMANAGPNTNGSQFFITTEKTPWLDGKHTIFGRAVQGLDVIHKIENTKTYKEKPEQDIKIVSITVT; this is encoded by the exons ATGGCAGATACTGGTGAACAAGCGAAACTTGCAGTGAATAAACGTCCTCATGCTGCCAttgaggacgaagaggatg GAAATGGATCGTCCTCAGACGATGACTTTGGTCCTGCTCTACCATCCGCCGAtgcgccgaagaaaaagcgaCGCAAGCTACCGTTCGAGAAGGTCTACGTGAATGCGCTACCCGCCTCTCCGCGGTACTCGAAATCGCTTATGCACAAAGAGCAGCTATCCTTCGTTACGATGACTCCCTACACAGACTTTCTTATCACGTCATCAATGGACGGTATCGTGAAGTTTTGGAAGAAAATGGCCGTCGGAGTCGAGTTCGTTAAGGAATTCCGAGCGCATCCTGCGGAGATTAAGAGCGTCAGCGTTAGTGCCGACGGGAGGAGTTTTGCGACGGCTGGTGCGGACAAGACGATCAAGATCTTTGACGTTATCACTTTTG ATTTGCTGGCCATGCTCTCCTTGGACTTCACACCGCGCTGTGTCTGCTGGGTACACCCTCGTGGCGCATCCCTCCCATTGCTAGCCGTGACAGACGAAGATAGTCCGATGATACAGGTCTTTGATGGTCGTGGAGAGCACACCACTCCCTTAAACACCGTCAAGTCGATCCACCGCAGCCCCGTGGCAGCCATTGCCTTCAACAACGCATACGACTGTGTCATTTCAGCTGACCGGTCCGGAATGGTCGAGTACTGGCGCGCGAGCGACGGCTCGTATGAGAAACCAGATAATGTATTCGAACTCAAATCCTCCACGAACCTCTTCGAATTCAAGAAATCCAAGTCGGCACCCGCGTCCATTACAATATCACCATCAGGCGAGCAATTTGCAACTGTCTCGTTTCCCGACCGGCAGGTCCGAGTCTTCGACTTCGCGACGGGCAAGCTCTACCGGAAATACGATGAATCCATTACTACTATCACCGAAATGCAGCAAGCCGGCACAGCCCTCTACCCACTCGATGAGGTGGAATTCGGCCGCCGCCTCGCCATTGAACGTGAACTCGAGAATCCCATCACCCAGCCCAAAATCAACGTCATCTTCGACGAGTCAGGCCACTTCGTGCTCTACGGCTCCCTTTACGGCGCCAAGTGCATCAACACCTACACCAACCGCGTGGTCCGCGTCTACGCAAAGGACGAACCCTTCCGCCCCCTCAACCTGGCCCTGTATCAGGGCCAACCACAAAAGAAAGGCGTCATGACAGTTTCCATGGCCGCAAGCGCCAACCCCCTCCTGCAGGAATCTGAAGAACGAGACCCCATCCTCGTCTCGACAGGCTTCGCAAAGATCCGCTTTTACCTCTTCACCAACGAAACCGAAATCTCCAAATCCAGCCGGGACGTGCAGAACGAACGGCCCACGCACGCCGACGCCCGCGAGACAACCGCCAAAAAGGCCGCCGAGACGGGCACCTCTGCCATCCTCCACACCACCATGGGGGACATCCACCTGCGACTTTTCCCGCAGGCGGCGCCCAAGGCTGTTGAGAATTTCGTCACCCATGCGCGTAATGGATACTACAACAATACTATCTTCCACCGGGTAATCCGCAAATTCATGATCCAGGGCGGTGATCCGCTCGGGGACGGGACGGGCGGCGAGTCTATCTGGGGTGGAGAGTTCGAGGATGAGTTTTCAAGCCTGAAGCATGACAAGCCGTATACACTCTCCATGGCGAATGCGGGACCCAACACCAACGGCAGTCAATTCTTCATCAcgacggagaagacaccTTGGCTGGACGGTAAACATACTATTTTTGGACGTGCGGTGCAGGGGTTGGACGTCATACACAAGATCGAAAACACCAAGACGTACAAAGAGAAGCCGGAGCAGGACATTAAGATCGTGAGCATTACTGTGACTTGA
- a CDS encoding putative short chain oxidoreductase/dehydrogenase: MAAPQTWLITGASSGFGVVLAEAVLKAGHRVVATARNPTKAAQTYPQIESLGGTWLQLDVTRPDTKETVEDAIRKQGRIDVVVNNAGYALLGSVEDMSEEEIHQQINTNVYGPMRVIKAALPFMRAQKSGTIVNISSIAGLQAQPSCSLYAASKFALEGFSESLSKEVAPFNIRVLIVEPGAFRTNFLSAYATPAAGLNPAYEGTTIDQVLQLFQSRNGKQEGDPVKAVERIIDVVQGTGVGAGKTSCLRLPLGRDCIARAKTKLEEVRKNLDEMEDIACSTDM; the protein is encoded by the exons ATGGCAGCACCTCAGACCTGGCTCATCACTGGCGCCTCATCCGGCTTCGGGGTCGTCCTCGCAGAAGCCGTGCTAAAAGCCGGTCATCGAGTTGTCGCGACCGCTCGAAACCCTACCAAGGCAGCGCAGACTTATCCCCAGATCGAGTCTTTAGGCGGGACGTGGTTGCAGCTTGATGTGACACGACCAGACACAAAGGAAACAGTCGAGGACGCCATCCGGAAGCAAGGACGCATTGACGTCGTTGTCAATAACGCAGGCTATGCTTTGCTCGGGAGCGTGGAGGATATGAG cgaggaggagatccacCAACAAATCAACACCAACGTTTACGGGCCTATGCGGGTTATCAAAGCCGCTCTCCCATTCATGCGTGCCCAGAAGTCCGGTACGATTGTCAACATAAGTAGTATCGCAGGATTACAGGCTCAGCCTTCCTGCTCACTCTACGCCGCCAGCAAGTTCGCTCTGGAGG GTTTCTCAGAGTCTCTTTCGAAAGAAGTCGCCCCATTCAATATCCGAGTTCTAATTGTGGAGCCTGGTGCCTTTCGGACGAACTTCCTATCGGCCTATGCCACCCCAGCCGCTGGACTGAACCCGGCGTACGAAGGCACGACCATCGACCAGGTACTACAACTCTTTCAGAGCCGCAACGGGAAACAGGAAGGGGATCCGGTCAAGGCAGTTGAGCGGATCATTGATGTAGTGCAGGGAACAGGTGTAGGTGCTGGCAAGACCAGTTGTCTCCGCTTGCCGTTGGGACGAGACTGCATCGCACGAGCCAAGACCAAGCTGGAGGAAGTGAGAAAGAatctggatgagatggaggatattgCCTGCAGTACTGATATGTGA
- a CDS encoding NAD(P)-dependent alcohol dehydrogenase, translating to MSKAIEFNVFKGSESGDVIPDTIRRTIQPSEVFVEISHAGLCGTDRLFKHKGIALGHEGAGTVRDVGSAVTTFKVGDKVGFGWVRKVCGHCDFCVSGHDQYCQQREQYGKGNTEIGAFATHAVWHESMLVKLPHDLEPEYAAPLMCGGATVWCALTCYDIKPGERVGIQGIGGLGHMAIQFASKLGCDVVVFSSSAAKKDEAKGLGANEFHTLENGAVGDAVRPVKHLLWCGNEPPDFSKLVPPSLSAGDLSMQQPPLPVMPLISNGIRVQGSAVASRVSVRKMLRFVSVHRIRPIIMTWPMTKDGIQAAFQILEQGKMRYRGVIVGQRHLMGKPAVEKMG from the exons ATGTCCAAAGCGATCGAATTCAATGTCTTCAAAGGCTCCGAGAGCGGAGACGTCATCCCTGACACGATTAGACGCACAATCCAGCCCTCGGAAGTCTTCGTTGAGATCTCCCACGCAGGCCTCTGCGGAACGGACCGGCTATTCAAGCACAAGGGTATTGCCCTGGGCCACGAGGGCGCAGGCACCGTCCGTGACGTCGGGAGCGCAGTGACTACCTTCAAGGTCGGCGACAAGGTTGGGTTTGGATGGGTGCGCAAGGTGTGTGGTCATTGCGACTTCTGCGTTAGCG GCCACGATCAGTATTGCCAGCAGCGCGAGCAGTATGGCAAGGGGAACACCGAAATCGGGGCATTCGCTACCCACGCCGTCTGGCACGAGAGCATGCTGGTCAAGCTTCCGCATGATCTGGAGCCTGAGTATGCTGCTCCGCTGATGTGCGGCGGAGCGACAGTCTGGTGTGCTTTGACATGCTACGATATCAAGCCTGGGGAGCGAGTTGGGATCCAGGGGATCGGGGGACTAGGGCATATGGCGATTCAGTTTGCGTCGAAGCTAGGATGTGATGTGGTTGTGTTCTCGAGCTCCGCCGCAAAGAAAGACGAGGCGAAGGGCCTTGGAGCGAACGAGTTCCATACACTTGAGAACGGTGCTGTGGGAGATGCTGTGCGGCCGGTAAAGCATCTTCTCTGGTGTGGAAATGAGCCGCCTGATTTTTCCAAGTTGGTGCCTCCATCCTTGAGTGCAGGAGACT TGAGCATGCAACAACCCCCGCTGCCAGTCATGCCGCTTATCTCGAACGGCATTCGGGTTCAAGGATCCGCGGTAGCGTCGCGTGTCTCTGTCCGAAAGATGCTGCGGTTTGTGTCAGTGCACAGAATCCGGCCCATTATCATGACTTGGCCGATGACCAAGGATGGAATCCAAGCTGCATTCCAGATCCTGGAGCAGGGCAAGATGCGGTATCGGGGAGTTATTGTTGGCCAGAGACATTTGATGGGGAAGCCGGCTGTAGAGAAAATGGGATGA
- a CDS encoding allantoate permease family MFS transporter produces the protein MSHPTDEKAFVDQVPRESDAEKGSVSHEFAPKSKLDLFEDPDEGLSPEERAKIDRALVRKLDIRLIPWLSLLYLISFLDRTNIGNAKLAGLQKDLNMTNDQYNDSLTIFFISYSVFEPITNVLLKRWRPSRFIPAIMFGWGLCMTLMGVVHNWSGLMAVRWFLGLTEAGLFPGVGYFLSCWYKRTEFGVRMAIFFSAAALAGSFGGLLAAAIAQMDGVGGRPGWSWIFILEGLATIVIGVLSLWMVHDFPDEATFLSEVDRKRVLRRLAEDQQSSAEHEQFKMSYFWASLKDWKTYVSAIIYMGADGSLYAFSLFVPTIINQLGYTSIKAQLLSVPPYAAAAIVTVTVGFIADRTRQRGICNILVSLVGITGFAMLLGCKTAGARYAGTFLGAMGIYPAISNTISWASNNTEGVYKRGVTLGIVIGWGNLNGIVSSNIYRGKDAPNFYPGHGTVLAYLVLFQFGGSLVQYLLLRLENRKRLRGDRDHWIQGLDRSQIELLGDKRPDFIYTL, from the exons ATGTCACATCCTACGGATGAAAAAGCGTTTGTTGACCAGGTACCCCGAGAATCCGATGCGGAGAAGGGTTCTGTGTCGCATGAATTCGCCCCAAAATCAAAGCTCGACCTCTTTGAAGATCCTGATGAAGGGCTCAGTCCGGAGGAACGAGCTAAGATA GATCGCGCACTCGTGCGCAAGCTCGACATCAGATTGATCCCATGGCTCAGCTTGTTGTACTTGATTTCATTTTTAGACCG TACGAATATCGGAAATGCAAAGCTCGCGGGTCTGCAGAAGGATCTCAATATGACCAATGACCAATATAACGACAGCTTGACCATTTTCTTCATCTCGTACTCAGTCTTCGAGCCGATCACCAATGTCCTGCTCAAGAGATGGAGACCGAGCAGGTTCATACCTGCTATCATGTTCGGATGG GGCCTATGCATGACGTTGATGGGTGTTGTGCATAACTGGTCTGGATTGATGGCG GTCAGATGGTTTCTGGGACTCACCGAGGCCGGTCTCTTCCCAGGGGTCGGCTACTTCCTCTCCTGCTGGTACAAGCGAACAGAATTCGGTGTACGCATGGCCATCTTTTTCTCTGCGGCTGCGCTCGCTGGGTCTTTCGGAGGTCTTCTCGCTGCTGCCATTGCTCAGATGGATGGAGTTGGCGGCAGGCCAGGCTGGTCGTGGATTTTCATCCTCGAGGGTCTGGCTACCATCGTAATTGGCGTCCTGTCGCTTTGGATGGTCCATGACTTTCCCGATGAGGCGACCTTCCTGTCTGAGGTGGACCGTAAGCGTGTTCTGCGCCGCCTTGCGGAGGACCAACAGTCTAGTGCGGAGCATGAGCAGTTCAAGATGTCCTATTTCTGGGCTAGCCTGAAAGACTGGAAGACCTATGTTAGCGCTATCATTTACATGGGGGCTGATGGATCCTTGTATGCATTCTCGCTTTTCGTGCCgaccatcatcaaccagctg GGGTACACTTCCATCAAGGCCCAGCTGCTCAGTGTTCCACCATACGCAGCAGCGGCCATTGTGACTGTTACAGTAGGTTTCATCGCTGACCGCACGCGCCAACGTGGTATTTGCAACATCCTCGTCTCACTCGTTGGCATTACTGGTTTTGCAATGCTCCTCGGCTGCAAAACAGCCGGAGCACGGTATGCAGGAACATTCCTTGGAGCCATGGGCATTTATCCTGCCATTTCGAATACCATTTCCTGGGCCAGCAACAACACTGAAG GTGTGTACAAACGAGGTGTAACTCTTGGTATCGTCATTGGCTGGGGTAATCTCAACGGAATTGTATCCTCCAACATCTACCGAGGCAAGGACGCGCCCAACTTCTACCCTGGCCATGGTACCGTGCTGGCGTATCTAGTCCTGTTCCAGTTTGGTGGTTCCCTGGTGCAGTATCTGCTCCTCAGACTCGAGAATCGTAAGCGTCTGCGCGGAGATAGGGACCATTGGATTCAGGGACTGGATCGCAGTCAAATCGAGCTTCTTGGAGATAAGCGGCCGGATTTCATTTACACGCTGTGA
- a CDS encoding putative thiamine pyrophosphokinase, whose translation MKKTILEIVKDCDNFPYNQPGETAAYEQQISKLWKFFLPNDRRPHGYLVESVVERMPWTEDFHVLPAPHKEIHLLPQDHAREQETWTERCERSLDALIALARARGVFPRLGKPRDERFPIIGAQFPVSIERSAISLFGIVGRGVHMTVYTRTKYGLKIWVPQRNPKKSTYPGMLDNAVAGGVAAGERPMDCLIREAEEEAGMEESMVRKAHAVGTVTWFNISDDRAGGEPGLMNPGLLYVYDLEVGPEVVLNPVDEEDVCAFHLMDVREVLDAMAEGKFKPASASVMVDFLVRHGLITAEDDDDYPEIVSRLHRLLPFATSPTAGRT comes from the exons ATGAAGAAAACAATATTAGAAATAGTCAAAGACTGTGATAA TTTCCCCTACAACCAACCCGGCGAAACAGCCGCCTACGAACAACAAATCTCCAAACTATGGAAATTCTTCCTCCCCAACGACCGCAGGCCCCACGGCTACCTCGTGGAGTCTGTCGTTGAACGCATGCCCTGGACAGAAGATTTCCATGTGCTTCCGGCCCCGCACAAGGAAatccatctccttccacaaGACCATGCGCGGGAGCAAGAAACCTGGACAGAGCGCTGCGAGCGCAGCCTCGATGCCCTTATCGCGCTCGCCAGAGCAAGAGGAGTCTTCCCCAGACTGGGCAAGCCACGCGATGAGCGGTTTCCCATTATCGGGGCCCAGTTCCCCGTAAGTATCGAGCGCTCGGCTATATCCCTGTTTGGGATTGTGGGGCGCGGAGTGCACATGACTGTGTACACGAGGACGAAATACGGGTTGAAGATCTGGGTGCCACAGCGGAATCCGAAAAAGTCGACGTATCCGGGGATGCTGGATAATGCTGTCGCGGGGGGTGTTGCGGCGGGCGAGAGGCCGATGGACTGTTTGATCCgcgaggcggaggaggaggcaggGATGGAAGAGAGCATGGTCCGGAAGGCGCATGCTGTCGGCACGGTGACGTGGTTCAATATCAGTGATGACCGGGCGGGTGGCGAGCCAGGGCTAATGAATCCTGGTTTGCTGTACGTTTACGATCTGGAGGTTGGCCCTGAAGTAGTCCTCAACCcggtggatgaggaggatgttTGTGCGTTTCATCTAATGGATGTGCGAGAGGTGCTTGATGCGATGGCAGAGGGAAAATTCAAGCCCGCGAGTGCGAGTGTCATGGTGGACTTTCTTGTCCGACATGGCTTGATTACAGcggaggacgacgatgattaCCCAGAGATTGTTTCAAGGTTGCATAGATTGCTACCGTTTGCTACAAGTCCTACTGCTGGGAGGACATGA
- a CDS encoding Zn(II)2Cys6 transcription factor, with translation MPRPRRPGAPEPKRRSRKGCWPCKARKVKCDEEKPSCLNCRRQNESCDYSIRLNWEGRTRRKSSVSSPSSQSSGHSAHLVSLAVLPSDLAQVDPLESGQGEGSPQELAPHNTIWATACGSSLVAKTSCSRELENGLEILTSSAYSDHLGNSFPYMSYRTSVATSSQMTDSINSRPDTTPQMMATPQETLSPFTFPALHGSGDVAYPDASLNIGSPAMLNFPQSSILSSSLSYLRESAMETDPYVRSLVVHPRQTGSRGERNSVSSGSHKYFPFDTDDNSRQAGIPFPRHRFACTHPDTVDKDSLSAVRTETTTKTPGSAPTDTYFTKVMNGPIASEDYIYSLQRDAEGICQRNIYQPSEISSSERKWSAYLTSVTDNYGLDHGRPDLDLNQMDDHSAVDINYALDLINPERQTRTTFESASAGHGLATSVGCGYYASPVPINIPRHLSPLPLALVEKPINLMYFHHFLDHTAKMLVAHDCGDNPFITVLPSMAIGDSNILNLMLAYSASHRARYLNHPEPANRIAHWVSNVFPTLRIALEDPDQNITDNHLAAAIMLLSLKIISPSTFEVPIPWQSHLKLARDLYLARGVQMAYPGNRVGSFLSRWLEYIDVMGSLSCQDIEPPLFLYQSIVSACSSAPANDDFFIDCFTGYTPKTALLLSRLAKLVHQCERTRVGNMISVGPDQRPSPEVVVEAESLLADFQVADNMARINSRHHQEPVSADMLAIDRSFRYAGLVHLHRRVLCSPTASAPVLEALDGLFKALGQLESGGSAEVGALFPLFTAGCETRDLQQQADIMQRVKNLEKTGLKQIQNARTLMQRCWDEDLPWSSLAQGEFLG, from the exons ATGCCTCGTCCTAGAAGGCCCGGTGCACCTGAGCCAAAACGAAGATCCCGGAAGGGTTGTTG GCCTTGTAAGGCACGGAAAGTCAAATG TGACGAAGAGAAGCCATCTTGTCTCAACTGCCGCCGTCAGAATGAGAGTTGTGACTACAGTATCAGGCTGAATTGGGAGGGTAGAACAAGGCGGAAGTCCTCCGTTAGCTCCCCAAGTTCTCAGTCTAGTGGTCACTCTGCTCATCTTGTCTCTTTGGCTGTGCTGCCTTCAGATCTCGCACAGGTAGATCCCCTTGAATCAGGTCAAGGAGAGGGCAGTCCACAGGAGTTGGCTCCACACAACACAATTTGGGCCACCGCTTGTGGATCATCTCTGGTAGCGAAGACATCGTGCTCCAGGGAGCTTGAGAATGGCCTTGAAATTTTGACCTCTTCTGCTTATTCAGATCATTTGGGCAATAGCTTCCCATATATGAGCTATAGAACTTCTGTAGCAACGTCATCACAAATGACCGATTCGATCAACTCACGGCCCGATACGACGCCGCAAATGATGGCAACGCCACAGGAGACGCTTTCGCCCTTCACGTTCCCAGCCCTTCACGGTTCTGGAGACGTTGCCTACCCAGATGCAAGCTTGAATATCGGGTCTCCTGCTATGCTAAACTTCCCACAGTCCTCCATTCTATCATCATCGCTCTCTTACCTACGGGAATCCGCCATGGAGACCGATCCCTACGTGCGTTCTTTGGTAGTGCATCCGCGTCAGACGGGGAGCCGAGGAGAGCGAAATTCAGTCTCAAGTGGATCGCATAAGTATTTTCCCTTTGACACCGATGACAACAGCCGACAGGCAGGGATACCTTTTCCGCGCCACCGATTCGCATGCACACACCCAGATACTGTTGATAAAGATTCTCTCAGTGCAGTACGAACTGAGACTACCACAAAAACTCCCGGCTCCGCTCCTACAGACACCTATTTTACCAAGGTCATGAATGGCCCCATTGCCTCTGAAGACTACATATACAGCTTGCAACGTGATGCTGAAGGAATTTGTCAGCGTAATATATACCAACCTTCCGAAATTTCATCCTCGGAACGAAAGTGGTCTGCCTACTTGACTAGTGTGACTGATAATTACGGCCTCGACCATGGCCGTCCCGACTTGGATTTGAATCAAATGGACGATCATTCGGCTGTCGACATCAATTACGCTTTAGACCTGATCAATCCAGAACGCCAGACCCGGACTACTTTCGAATCAGCATCTGCCGGCCATGGACTTGCAACTAGTGTTGGATGCGGGTATTATGCGTCCCCGGTTCCCATCAACATTCCTCGGCACCTGTCACCATTGCCTTTGGCCTTGGTAGAAAAACCGATCAACTTGATGTACTTTCATCATTTTCTCGACCATACAGCCAAGATGCTGGTTGCGCATGATTGTGGGGACAACCCCTTCATAACTGTTTTACCGTCAA TGGCAATTGGGGATTCCAATATCTTAAACCTGATGCTAGCCTATTCCGCCAGCCACCGAGCCAGGTATTTGAACCACCCTGAACCTGCCAACCGGATAGCACACTGGGTCAGCAATGTCTTTCCGACCCTGCGCATAGCACTTGAGGACCCGGACCAGAACATCACCGACAATCATCTTGCTGCCGCCATTATGCTCTTATCTTTGAAGATTATTTCCCCAAGCACATTTGAAGTTCCAATTCCTTGGCAGAGCCACTTGAAGCTTGCTCGCGACCTCTACCTTGCACGCGGAGTGCAAATGGCATATCCTGGGAATCGAGTCGGATCCTTTCTTTCACGCTGGCTGGAATATATTGATGTCATGGGATCTCTCTCCTGCCAAGACATTGAGCCTCCTTTGTTTCTGTACCAATCGATTGTTAGTGCATGCTCTTCCGCTCCGGCAAACGACGATTTCTTCATCGACTGCTTTACCGGCTACACACCAAAGACTGCATTGTTACTGTCGCGCTTGGCCAAACTAGTTCACCAGTGCGAGAGAACCCGCGTTGGTAATATGATTAGTGTTGGTCCTGACCAGAGGCCTTCGCCGGAAGTCGTTGTTGAGGCCGAATCATTACTTGCAGATTTTCAGGTAGCCGATAATATGGCACGGATCAACAGCCGGCATCACCAGGAACCCGTGTCTGCGGACATGTTAGCGATCGATCGATCATTCCGGTACGCTGGGCTGGTTCACCTTCATCGTCGCGTGCTCTGCAGTCCAACAGCATCCGCTCCCGTGTTAGAGGCTCTGGACGGTTTATTTAAAGCACTGGGGCAACTAGAATCCGGTGGATCGGCCGAAGTCGGAGCTTTGTTTCCACTTTTTACCGCTGGGTGTGAAACCCGAGATCTACAACAACAGGCCGATATAATGCAGAGAGTCAAGAacttggagaagacaggCTTGAAGCAG ATTCAAAATGCTCGTACCCTCATGCAGCGTTGCTGGGATGAAGACTTGCCCTGGAGTTCCCTGGCGCAAGGAGAATTTTTGGGATAG